Within Sphingobium sp. KCTC 72723, the genomic segment GGGACGCATTCGTCCAGATTGTCGGACTTGGCGACCCCGCCGACGATCCAGTGGATGCGCGGACGCCCATCGACCGGCGGCCATGCCGCCAGCGCAGGCGCGGTGGACGCCGCGTTCGTCGCCTTGCTGTCGTTGACGTAAAGCACGCCGTTGCGGGTACCAATGGCCTGCATCCGGTGAGGGAGCGAGGCGTAGCTGGCGAGGGCATTTGCAATGCTGGCTTCGTCGATGCCCAGCGCTTTGGCGACAGCGGTAGCTGCGGCGGCGTTCTGTGCATTGTGCGGCCCTTGCAACGCGGGCCAGTTGACTTGATCGGCAGGGTCTATCGACAGACCATTGAATTGCCGCATATTTTCCCAACGTCCGAAATTATGCTCAAGTTTGTAAAAAACATCATCGGCTTCGCGATCATCTTCACCGATTAAGCCAACATGTTCGTTTGATTGCAAAGTGAAGAGACGCATCTTCGACGCAATATAGCCCGCAAACCCGTCATAACGATCGAGATGATCGGGCGTGATGTTCAACAACACCGCCACGTCGCAATCCAGGCTATAAGTCAGGTCGATCTGATAACTCGACAGCTCCAGCACATAGACGCCCACGCCATGCAGGTTCGGTTCCAGCGGCGGCTGGCTCAGCACCGGCAGGCCGATATTGCCGCCCATGACCGTCGGATAGCCCGCCTGTTCGATGATATGGTGGATCAGCGCCGTCGTGGTCGATTTGCCATTGGTGCCGGTGATGCCGACGACCTTGTGCGGCGGCAAAGTCGGCCGCGCCAGCGCGAACAGCTCGATGTCACCAATGACCGGCACCCCTGCCAGCTTCGCCCGCGACGCGATCGGGTGGCGGTTCAGCGGCACGCCCGGCGATACGACGATGCCGTCGAAGCCGGACAGGTCGATTTCCATCGGATCGCCCAGTTCCGCGCGTCCCTCGACCTGCGCCCGCGCCGTTTCCTGACTGTCCCATGCGACGACCCGCGCACCGCTCGCCAGCAGCGTCTCGACGGTGGCAAGCCCCGACCGTGCCAGCCCCAGCACGGCGTAGGTCTTGCCCGCAAAAGCCTCCGAAACGATCATCCTTACCTCAGCTTCAACGTGGCAAGCCCGGCCAGCGCCAGCACGAAAGCGATGATCCAGAAACGGATCACCACGGTCGGTTCGGCCCAGCCCAGCTGCTCGAAATGATGGTGGATCGGCGCCATCTTGAACACCCGCTTGCCAGTGCGCTTGTAGAAGAACACCTGAATGATGACGCTCATCGCTTCGACCACGAACAGCCCGCCGATGATACCCAGCACGATTTCATGATGCGCCGTAACCGCGATCACGCCAATCGTCCCGCCAAGCGCGAGCGATCCGGTATCGCCCATGAACACGGCGGCAGGCGGCGCGTTGAACCACAGAAACGCCAGCCCCGCACCAATGATCGCCCCGCACAATATCGTCAGGTTGCCTGCCCCCGGCACATGGGGAATACCCAGATATTCGGCGAAATCCGCGCGCCCGACCAGATAGACGATCAGCATGAACGCGAGGCAGGCGATGATGACCGGCATCGTCGCCAGTCCGTCCAGCCCGTCGGTCAGGTTCACCGCATTGCCGAATGCCACGATGACGAAGGCGGCAAAGCAGAAGTAGAACGGCCCCAGCTCGATCGCCGGGCCATTGTAGAAAGGCACATAGAGCGCGGTATTGCCATGCTGGTGGACGATCATCCACGCCGCGATTCCCGCGATCAGAAACTCCGCCAGCAACCGCGCCTTGCCCGACAGCCCCTTGTGGCTGGCCTTGGTCACCTTGTCATAATCGTCCATGAAGCCGATCGCGCCGAAGCCCAGCGTCACGAACAGGCAGGCCCAGACATAGGTGGACGACAGGTCCATCCACAACAGCACCGAAATGACCATGGACGTCAGGATCATAAGGCCGCCCATGGTCGGCGTGCCGCGCTTGGCCAGATGCGTCTGCGGCCCGTCCTCGCGGATCGGCTGCCCCTTGCCCTGCCGCACGCGCAGCCAGCCGATGAATTTGGGACCGATGACGAGGCCAATGATGAGCGCGGTAAAGATCGCCGCACCCGCGCGGAAGGACAGATAGCGGATGAGGTTGAAAACCCCCGCAAAATCCATGGTCTGGGCCAGCCAGTAAAGCATCTGTTATGACTTTCCTTCGCGGGCATCGTTGGTCAGGGCCGCGACCAGTCGGGACAGCCCGATGCCGTTGGAACCCTTGACCAATATCGCGTCGCCCGCGCGTATTTCGGTGGTGATTGACGTGATGGCGCTCGTGGCGTCCGGCACATGGCTATAGGGCAGGACGCCGTTCAGCGCATCGGCCAGCGGCGTCATTTCAACGCCAACCAGTATCGCCTGATCGACCTCCCCCGCAACCAGCGCATCGGCAAGGCCCGCGTGCAATTCCGCGCTGCGGCTGCCCAGTTCGCGCATCCCGCCCAATATGGCAACGCGCCTGTCCGCCCGCTCGCGCCCCAGCTGCTTCAGCGTCGCAACCATCGACAGCGGGTTGGCATTATAGCTTTCGTCTATCACCAGCGCTTGCCCAGCGCCCACCGGCACGACATGGCGCGCGCCCCGCCCCGGCAGGCCGGGCATCTCCGCCAGCGCCAGCCCCGCCGCCGCCAGATCACCACCCACCGCATGAACCGCCGCCAACACCGCCAGCGCATTGGACACCCAATGGTCGCCCGGTGCCGCCACGGTAAAGCATAGTTCCGCGTCGGGCAGCTTTGCCGTGACCAGCGTGCCGCCACCTGCCGCCGGCACAGTGTCGCGCGCATGGACGTCCGCATCGGCGCTCATGCCGAATGTCAGGATATGGGCGGCGTGCCGTTCCGCCTTATTATACAGCGCGGCGACATGCGGACTGTCATAGGGGATGATCGCAGTGCCGCCCGGTTCCAGCCCCTCGAAAATCTCCGCCTTCGCCTGCGCAATTGCCTCTTCGGTGCCGAAAAATTCGATATGAGCGGGCGCGATGGCCGTCACGATAGCCACATCGGGCCGCACCTGCCGGGTCAGCGCGGCGAGTTCGCCCGCATGGTTCATCCCCATCTCGAATATGCCGAACGCCGCATCGCGCGGCATCCGCGACAGGCTCAGCGGCACGCCGACATGGTTGTTGTAACTTTTGACCGACCGATGCACCTGCCCCGGATGCGCGCGGTCCAGCGCCTGGAACAGCGCTTCCTTGGTCCCGGTTTTGCCGACCGATCCGGTCACGCCGATCACCTTGCCGCCCATGCGCGCACGCGCCGCCCGGCCCAGCGCCTCCAGCGCGGCGGCACTGTCCGGCACCAATATATGGGGATGGGCCACTGCTTCGCTGACGATGGCCCCCGCCGCGCCCTGCCCGAACGCCTTGTCGATGAATTGATGCCCGTCTGTCGCATCGCCCTTCATCGCGACGAACAGGTCACCGTCCGTCACTTCCCGGCTGTCGAAAGCGACGCCCGAAACGGCAAACGGCGCCGACGCGGCGCCGCCTGTGGCCTGGGCGATTTCGGCGGATGTCCACAGATCACTCAACCCGCGCACTCCCGCGCCACGGTCACATCGTCAAAGGGCAGCACCCGGTCGCCGATAATCTGGCCCTGTTCATGCCCCTTGCCCGCCAGCAGCACAATGTCGTCCGCCCCCGCCTGCGCAATGGCGGCGGCAATCGCCGCGCGACGTCCGCCAATTTCCTGCGCACCCTTCGCGCCCGCCATGACCGCCGCGCGGATCGCGGACGGCTCCTCGGAACGGGGATTATCGTCCGTGACGATGACATGATCGGCCAGTTCCGCCGCAACCTGCCCCATCAAAGGCCGCTTGCCCGCATCGCGATCCCCGCCCGCGCCGAACAGCGCGATCAGGCGGCCCTTCGTATGCGGGCGCAGCGCTTCGATCGCGGCGCGCAGCCCATCGGGCGTATGAGCATAATCGACATAGACCGGCGCACCCGCCGCGCTGATGACTGCCCGCTCCAGCCGCCCGCGCACCGGCTGAACCCGGCCCAGCAATTCCAGCACCTTGGCGGTATCGCCGCCGGTCGCAATGACCAGCCCAGCAGCGGTGAGCGCATTGGCCGCCTGATAAGCACCGATCAGCGGCAGGTTGACCTTATAGGTCTTGCCGTCCGCCTCGATGCCCAGCGTCTGGCCCAACTGCGTTGGCGTGCGCGTGACAAGGCGCAGCGCATCGCCTTTCTCGCCCACGCTCACCAGCCGCAGCCCGCGCGCAGCGACCCGCGCGATCACCTTGTCCGACCAGGCATCGTCGGCCCACACCACCGCTGCGCCATCTGCGCCGACGACTTCATCGAACAGCCGCATCTTCGCGTCGAAATAGCTGTCCATGTCGCCATGATAGTCGAGATGGTCGCGCGACAGGTTGGTGAAGCCGGCCGCCATCACTGGCAGCCCTTCGGTGCGATATTGCGCCAGCCCATGGCTCGACGCCTCGAACGCGGCATGAGTCACGCCCTCACGGCGCAGGCCCGACATGTTCGACAGAAACGTCACAATGTCCGGCGTGGTCAGCCCTGTCGATACCTGATCGACCGATGTGGTGACGCCCAGCGTGCCGATGGACGCAGCGTGATGCCCCATCATCCGCCACAATTGCCGGGTCAATTCGACAGTGGATGTCTTGCCATTGGTGCCAGTGACGGCGACCGTCACATCGGGGAAAGGCGTGAAATAGCGTGCGGCCAGTTGCGCGAACAGCCGACGGGGATTGGCATGGGCAATATGGATCGCACCCTCGACCCGCGCTTCGGGCCGGGCGACCACGGCGATGGCACCGGCTTTCACGGCGTCCGCGATATAATCCTCGCCATTGACACGCAGCCCCTGAAACGCACCGAAAATGGTGCCGGGCGCGACCTTGCGGTTGTCGATGGCAAATCCGGTTACGTTCTGGTTCAGGTCAGCGTCCTGCCCAATCGTCGCATCCAGCCTTTCGATCAGCGAAGAAAGCCGGGTCATTCACTCTCTCCCTTGGGCTTCCACAACAGCGGCATCAGGTCCGAAATATCGACGTCGCGCCGCTCGTCGGGCATCACGCCCAGCATCGGGCCGACCCGCTCCACGACCCGCTTGACCACCGGCGACGCCGTCCATGCCGCAGTGCGCAGGCCGAACGCGCCGGTCGCTTCGTCCATTATGACGACGACGACATAGCGGGGATTGTCCATCGGAAATGCGGACGCAAAGGTCGTCACCAGCGAACTCTTGTTATAGCGGCCCGCTTCGGGTTTTTCGGCGGAACCTGTTTTGCCACCGATGCGAAAACCCTTGGCATCGGCGCTGCGACCTGTACCCTCCGACACGATCATCCGCAACAGCTGGCGCATCCGGGCGCTGGTCGCGGCGGAAAACACCCGCCGTCCCTCCGGCACATCTTCGGCGCGCAGCTTGCGCAAGGTCGCGGGACGCCAGGTGCCGCCATTGACCAGCGCGGCGTAGGCGCTGGCCAGGTGCAGCGGCGTGACGGCGATGCCATGGCCATAGGACACCGTCATCGTCGTGATCCGGCCCCAGTTGGCGGGCCACAGCGTCCCAGCGCGTTCCTTCAGCTCGATCGGCGCGCGCTGGTCGAAATCCAGCGCACGGAACAGTTTTTGCAGCGGCGCAGCGCCCATTTCGTCGGCGATGCGCGCCGTGCCGATGTTGGAGCTATGCACCAGAATCTCCGGCACATTAACCCAGCGGCCCAGCGCATGGTCATCCTTGATGCGGAAGCCCGCCACCGCCAGCGGTGCCGTCGCGTCATAACGCTTGGCCATTGATGTCACGACGCCACTGTCCATGGCCGCCGCAATCGACAGCGGCTTGAACGCGGAACCCAGTTCGTAACGCGCCTGCACCATATGGTTGCACAGCGGCGATTCCCCGCACGATTTGCCCGCATAATTTTGCAGCTTGTTGGGGTCGAATACCGGAATGGATGCCATGGCGACGACTTCGCCTGTGTTCGCGTCCAATATGATGCCGCCCGCGCCCTTGGCGCTCTGCGCTACCAACTGCGCATAAAGTTCGCTTTCCAGCGCACCCTGCACCCGCGCGTCGATCGAAAGGGCAAAGGGCTTGCCCCGTGTCGCCGGGTCGATCAGCTGGTCGTTGAACGCCGATTCCACGCCCATGCCGCCCACGCCATTGGCATCGGGCGCAAAGCCCAGCACATGCGCCGCCAGCGTCCGCTGCGGATAGAGCCGTTCCTTTTCGCGCGGAAATTCGATGCCGATTTCGCCCAGCGCATTCACCGCCGCCACTTCTTCGGGCAGCGCGCGGCGGCGCAGATAGGCCCATCCCCGCCCGGTCAGCTTCTTGTAGAAAGCCGCCTCAGCTTCATCGGGGAAAATCTCGTGCAACTTGCGCGCCAGTTCCGCTGGTTGCCCGATCAGCTTGGACGGGCGCACCGCCACTGAATAGGCTTCCATCGTCCGCGCCAGCGGCACCCCGTTGCGATCGACAATGTCGGCCCGCGCGGGCAGGAATATGCCCAGCGCATCGTCGCCGGTCGCCCCTGCGGTAAAAATGCCGATCCACAACATCCGCCCGATCAACAATCCGGTCACCGCCATGAACAGGATCAGCAGCAGCATCAGCCGGTTATGGGCAATCGCCGTCAGGCTGACCCGTTGCCGCCCCGCCCGCGCGCCACCGGGCTGGACGATGATCGTCGCCATATCAGCGCGCTCCCTTCTTGCGCTCGCGCGCCGCCGTGGCGCTCAGGTCGCCCAGCGTGCTGTCGTCCAGCAATTTGGCGTCCAGCATTGCCATCCGTTCCGCCTTGCGCGCCACCGGGTTGGGCTTCGACACGTCGGCATCCACTTTCGCGCGGATCGCCGGGGTCGGCTTGGCAGGGCTGGCCAGTTTTTCGACATTGTCGGCGGCATGGGCCTGCCGGATCACCGCGATTTCGCTGCGGATCTGAGTCGCGGCGGGGCTGGCGGGCGCGGCCTGCGGCGCGGACGGCAGGTCGGCGGGGGTTTCGACCATCGCCACCATCACCGGCGGCGCGACATAGTCCGGCCCGTTGGGCTGCACCCCGTCCAACTGCGCCAGCGCGCGCTCGCCCGCCAGATATTGGCCGGATGTGGGCGTGCTGTATAGAAAGTCATGCTGGTTCCAGCTTTCCAGCTGACGCATGGAAGCCCGCGCGCTGAATTCCGTTTCCAGGTAGCGAATGTCGCTCTGCGCCCGCGCGATCTGCATCCGCACCCGCATCAACTCGTTGCGCTCGGTCGCCACCTTCAACGACACCATATAGGCACCCAGCGCACCCAGCGCGACCAGCACGACCCAGATCAGGCTCTGCAACCTTTTGACGGCGATCATGGGCGGACACTCCGGGGGGCGGAAACGAGGGCAGATGTGCGCACGGCGCTGCGCAGCGTGGCGGACCGGGCGCGGGGGTTGCGCGCCAGTTCCGCTTCGCTCGCACGCACCGCCTTGGCGGGCTTGCCGAATGTCGGCGCGGCTTGCGCCGTCTTTTCAGGCATATGCCGCGAACCACCGCCATCGCCGCCGCTGCGGTTGCGCAGGAACTGCTTGACGATGCGGTCCTCCAAACTGTGGAAACTCACGATCGCCAGCCGCCCGCCTTCTTCCAGCAACGCCTCGGCCGCTTCCAGTGCGCGCTCCAGCTCCTCCAGCTCGCGGTTCACATGGATGCGGATCGCCTGAAACGCGCGGGTCGCCGGATCCTTCTTGTCATGCGGCTTGTGGCCCAGCGCGCGGCGAATGACATGGGCCAACTGCCCCGTCCGCTCCAGCGGGCGCGCGTCCACGATCGCATGGGCAACCCGGCGCGAACGCGGCTCCTCGCCATAGCGGTAGAGGACGTTGGCGATCTCCTCTTCCTCGGCATTGTTCAGGAAATCGGCGGCGCTCATGCCGTCCTGGCTCATCGTCATCAGCAACGGGCCATCGGACTGGAACGAAAAGCCCCGGTCGGCACGGTCGAGCTGCATCGACGAGACACCAATGTCGAGCGTGATGCCCGACACCTTCTCGATCCCGCGTTCGGCCAGCAATTGCGCCATGCGCGAAAATTCGCCCGGAATCAGCGTGATGTGATGGGTGTCGGCCAGCGCCTGTCCTTCGCGAATCGCGTCGGGATCACGGTCGAGCGCGAACACGCTTGCCCCCGCCATCGCCATTGCGCGCGAATAGCCGCCCGCGCCGAACGTGCCGTCGACATGGCGCTCGCCCGGCGCGATGGCCAGCGCAGCCAGCACTTCGTCGATCAGGACGGGAATATGCGGGGCGACCTGCGACTCGTTCATTACCCCGCCTCCGCCGCGCGCGCGTCGAGCCAGCGCTTCACCTTGTTGCGGATCAGTGCAGGCCGGTCGGGGCTTTCGATCAGCGCTTCCGGCTTCCAGATCTGAAAATAAAGGCCCACGCCATAGAAAAACGCCACGTCGGTAATGCCCGCTTCTTCCTTGATATCGGGGTGCAGGAAGAAACGGCCACCATCGTCGAAATTCACGTCCTCGATCGTGCCGAGCCGGTTTTCGCGTTCCAGATCGCCGTTGAAGGGACGGTTCGCCTCACGCGCCAGCCGCTCCAGTTCCGCCACTTCGTCGAACAGAAACTGCTTGTGCGACAGGCCAAATCCGGTGGCGCAACCATTGTCCATATGGACCGACAGGCACAACCGATTGTCGCCGCCGCTGGCGTGCTTGACCAGCTTGCGCATCTCCAGGGGCAGCACGAACCGGCCTTTGCCGTCCGCGACGCTGAATGCGTTGCCCGAATAGAGAATGACATCCGACACGGCGAAAAGTGGCCCCTTTTCCATGGGGCACAGACTCCCCGTCTCCGGAACCGCACATGCGAATCCGGGTGAACAGGACTGATCAACGCCTGATGAACCCCAATGCCGGTTTACCTACCAAGCATGGGGGTCAGTGAAAAGGGAAAATTCGGGTGGAGGTGGGAAAAGCTGTTCGTAAATGGGTTTAACCGTTTTTCAATCCCTGTTCCAGCCAATATTCATCTTTTGTTCTTTTGCATTACACTGTCTATCTCGCTGTCCATGTCGCGCCAGAAACAGGCTTCCCAGCACCGCCCAGATTGTCCCAAGGATCAGCGCCCAGCGCAGCCCCAGAACCACGTCCGCCTGATCCCGCATCCAGCGCCGGTCGCCCGGTATCGACGCCCCCAGCCATCGCGCGACCAGCGCAGGCGTATCCGCGCTCCACGCACGCGGATCGCGCGGGGTCGCAGGGTTGGCGAGCCACAGCCGGTCATCGATCAAATCGGCATCGCCCACCACGACTGCCTGCCCCCGTCCGATGGCGCAGGTGACCATAACGCCATCCCCCCTGCACCCGCCAAGCCGCGCAAAGTCCGACAACGTGACCAGCGTGTCATCGGGCAAAAAATGCCGCGTCTCACCCGCCACCATCCGCCCTTGCACGACACCCCAATGCGCCAGCAACGGCCCCAACAAGCTGACCGAAGGCGCACGGCGGCGATCCCCCAGCGGGAGGGCTGACGGCCAGCGCCACAGCGGATCGGCCAGCACCACCGCCCTGCCCCCATCCCGTACCCAGCGGTCAACCGCCACCAATTGTTCGGGCGTCATCGCGCGCGGTTGCGCCAGCAATAACCGCCCCGCCCCGGACGCCGCCAAAGCGCGCGCGTCATCCACCGGCATGATCGTAAAGCGCGTCCGCAGCAGCGTGACGATCGGCGCATCGGCCTGCTTACCCTGCCCCTTCTCGTCCCAGAACAGGGGCAGCGCCGTCATAACCGCCAGTGCAGGCCGGTCGGCAACCGGCGCGATCTCCTGCGCCGGACCCCGCCATATGACCAACGCCGCCAGCGCCAGCAATCCCGCCCCCAACAACCGCTTCTGCCGGTCATAGAGCAACATGCTCGCGATACCCGCCAAAGGCGTCGCGAGCGCAAGGCCGATAGCGGCAAGCGGATCAGGCCAGCGTCCCGCCGCAATTGCGCAAAACACCAGTATCGCCCCCACCACGCCGACCGCGATCCAGACGATCAGAACCCCCGCCGACCGGGCCAATATCCGCCCCATCAGCGCCAGCACCAATGCAGCGGGCAAGGCCCAACTCCATGGGTCCGCTTGCCCGCCGGATCGCCAGGCACGGGCGATCCCCGCCAACAGCGCGGCAACGACAGGCAGCATCAGAACGAGAAACAGCAAGAGGCGCCGGCGCATGGCCATCCCCCCGGATGCTTAACGCGATTGCGCCGGGTCGCGGTCCATCGGTTTGCGCAGATTGGGGTCAGGCTGCAAATCCGGCACGATCGGTGCCTGTTCGGGCGCGGGCTGCACGCCCAGTTCGGCCAGCGGATCCTTGGGCGACACGGCATTGGCCGACAGCGTCGGCACCACTGGCGGCGGCAGCGCGGCATCGTCCATCCGCGCCTTGTCGATGACGATATTGGCAAGGCCAACGAGCAACACGATACCCGCCAGCCCGGTCAGCCCGACCTGGACGCGCTGTAACCCTTCCTGTCGTCGGGGTGTTTCCGCCATAACGCCATTGCTTTCGTCGCTGCGACCCGTGTCAGCGATCACGCAGTCTGCGCCAGCCAGGGGAAGACCGTCAAGCCCTTCGATTCGAGCCATTGCCGGTTGTAGAGCGTCGAAAGATAGCGGAATCCGGTATCGCACAATATCGTCACGATCCGCTTGCCCGGCCCCAATTGCCGCGCCAGCGCGACTGCGCCCGCCACATTGATGCCCGACGACAGCCCCAGGCACAGCCCTTCCTCGGCCAGCAACCGGCGGACCCACTCCATCCCTTCCGCGTCGGAAATGCGAAATTGCGTGTCGATCGGCGCGCCTTCCAGATTGGCGGTAATCCGCCCCTGCCCGATCCCTTCGGCGACCGACGACCCTTCGGCCTTCAATTCGCCGTCGGCATAATAGCTGTAGAGCGCCGCGCCATGCGGATCGCTCAGCGCAATGGTGATGGCCTCATCCTTAGCTTTCAGGCCCAGCCCTACGCCTGCGATCGTCCCGCCCGTCCCCGCCGCGCAGGTGAAGCCGTCGATCCGCCCTTCCATCTGGGTCCAGATTTCCTCCGCCGTGCCGATGATATGCGCCTTGCGATTGGCGATATTGTCGAACTGGTTGGCCCAGATCGCGCCGTCCGTTTCCTCCGCGATCCGGCGGGACGTATGAACGAAATGGCCGGGGTTTGAATAGGGCGCGGCTGGCACCGTCACCAGCTCGGCCCCCAGCGCGCGCAGCGTGTCCATCTTCTCGCGGCTCTGGGTTTCGGGCATGACGATGATCGTCTTATACCCCTTGGCATTGGCGACCAGCGCCAGCCCGATGCCGGTATTGCCCGCCGTCCCCTCGACAATCGTGCCGCCGGGCTTGAGCAGCCCCTTTTCCTCGGCATCGTTGACGATGAACAGCGCCGCGCGGTCCTTGACCGATGCGCCGGGGTTGGCGAATTCGCACTTGGCGAAAATGTCGCAGCCGGTGGCGTCGGAAGGCCCGGCGAGGCGCACCATCGGCGTGTTACCGATCAGGGCGAGACTATCTTGGTGAAGCAGCATGGCCCACGCATAGCGGACGCCACGCGCCTTTGCCAAGCAAGGGAATGATGCGCGGCCAAAAGGGCGAGTTTCTTTTGCGACAGCGCCCACCCCAACCCACCCCGTTAACCTCTCCCCCGCCACCCGTCCCATCCCGGCACAGCCCCAAATCCGGGGAGGAAGTGGAAAGATATTTGCCCTAAGGGCGATACTCGCGGCAAATGAAGGACGTATGATGCAGGCAATGGGGTGGAAAGGACGTAGCGCGATCGGCGCGCTTGCCCTGTTCGCGCTCGTCGCGCCGCGCCTGATCACCGCCGCGCCGCTCGACATGCTCGACGGCATGGATAGCCCGGCGCAGGACGATCCGGCCGAGGACGCTGCCGCCAACTTCCCCGGCTCTGCCTTCTTCTATGCGCAGGGCGCGTTCGATCCCGTCCCCGGCGTGGAAACCGTGCGCAGCCAGCATGTGCTGGGCCTGGATGCCGTCAAAGCCGCGCCCGCCGCGATATTTCGCGGCCTGACCAGCCTCGACAGCTATCGCGCGCTCAATTGCCTGACATCGGCGGTCTATTATGAGGCCGGGAACGAACCGGACGAGGGCCAGCGCGCCGTGGCGCAGGTCGTCCTGAACCGCGTGCGCAGCCAGCTTTGGCCCGACACGGTGTGCGGTGTCGTCTATGAAGGGTCCGAACGCACCGACTATAAATGCCAGTTCACTTTCAGCTGCGACGGCGCCATGGCGCGGATGCCAGCGCCTGCGCTATGGGCGCGGGCGCGGCGCGTGGCGCAGGATGCGCTGGCGGGCCAGGTCTATGCCCCCGTTGGCCTGGCCACCCATTATCACACGCTGGCCGTCCGCCCGGTCTGGTCGTCCAGCCTGTCGCCGGTCGCCGTCATCGGCGCGCATATATTTTACCGCAACCCCGGCTTTAATGGCACCCCGGCGGCCTTTCGCGC encodes:
- the murD gene encoding UDP-N-acetylmuramoyl-L-alanine--D-glutamate ligase: MIVSEAFAGKTYAVLGLARSGLATVETLLASGARVVAWDSQETARAQVEGRAELGDPMEIDLSGFDGIVVSPGVPLNRHPIASRAKLAGVPVIGDIELFALARPTLPPHKVVGITGTNGKSTTTALIHHIIEQAGYPTVMGGNIGLPVLSQPPLEPNLHGVGVYVLELSSYQIDLTYSLDCDVAVLLNITPDHLDRYDGFAGYIASKMRLFTLQSNEHVGLIGEDDREADDVFYKLEHNFGRWENMRQFNGLSIDPADQVNWPALQGPHNAQNAAAATAVAKALGIDEASIANALASYASLPHRMQAIGTRNGVLYVNDSKATNAASTAPALAAWPPVDGRPRIHWIVGGVAKSDNLDECVPHFGNVAHAYTIGEAGHMFADLLRPAMAVDDSEMLSAAVRRAARIAQPGDVVLLSPACASFDQFRDFEARGDAFVAAVAALE
- the mraY gene encoding phospho-N-acetylmuramoyl-pentapeptide-transferase, whose translation is MLYWLAQTMDFAGVFNLIRYLSFRAGAAIFTALIIGLVIGPKFIGWLRVRQGKGQPIREDGPQTHLAKRGTPTMGGLMILTSMVISVLLWMDLSSTYVWACLFVTLGFGAIGFMDDYDKVTKASHKGLSGKARLLAEFLIAGIAAWMIVHQHGNTALYVPFYNGPAIELGPFYFCFAAFVIVAFGNAVNLTDGLDGLATMPVIIACLAFMLIVYLVGRADFAEYLGIPHVPGAGNLTILCGAIIGAGLAFLWFNAPPAAVFMGDTGSLALGGTIGVIAVTAHHEIVLGIIGGLFVVEAMSVIIQVFFYKRTGKRVFKMAPIHHHFEQLGWAEPTVVIRFWIIAFVLALAGLATLKLR
- a CDS encoding UDP-N-acetylmuramoyl-tripeptide--D-alanyl-D-alanine ligase, with the protein product MSDLWTSAEIAQATGGAASAPFAVSGVAFDSREVTDGDLFVAMKGDATDGHQFIDKAFGQGAAGAIVSEAVAHPHILVPDSAAALEALGRAARARMGGKVIGVTGSVGKTGTKEALFQALDRAHPGQVHRSVKSYNNHVGVPLSLSRMPRDAAFGIFEMGMNHAGELAALTRQVRPDVAIVTAIAPAHIEFFGTEEAIAQAKAEIFEGLEPGGTAIIPYDSPHVAALYNKAERHAAHILTFGMSADADVHARDTVPAAGGGTLVTAKLPDAELCFTVAAPGDHWVSNALAVLAAVHAVGGDLAAAGLALAEMPGLPGRGARHVVPVGAGQALVIDESYNANPLSMVATLKQLGRERADRRVAILGGMRELGSRSAELHAGLADALVAGEVDQAILVGVEMTPLADALNGVLPYSHVPDATSAITSITTEIRAGDAILVKGSNGIGLSRLVAALTNDAREGKS
- a CDS encoding UDP-N-acetylmuramoyl-L-alanyl-D-glutamate--2,6-diaminopimelate ligase translates to MTRLSSLIERLDATIGQDADLNQNVTGFAIDNRKVAPGTIFGAFQGLRVNGEDYIADAVKAGAIAVVARPEARVEGAIHIAHANPRRLFAQLAARYFTPFPDVTVAVTGTNGKTSTVELTRQLWRMMGHHAASIGTLGVTTSVDQVSTGLTTPDIVTFLSNMSGLRREGVTHAAFEASSHGLAQYRTEGLPVMAAGFTNLSRDHLDYHGDMDSYFDAKMRLFDEVVGADGAAVVWADDAWSDKVIARVAARGLRLVSVGEKGDALRLVTRTPTQLGQTLGIEADGKTYKVNLPLIGAYQAANALTAAGLVIATGGDTAKVLELLGRVQPVRGRLERAVISAAGAPVYVDYAHTPDGLRAAIEALRPHTKGRLIALFGAGGDRDAGKRPLMGQVAAELADHVIVTDDNPRSEEPSAIRAAVMAGAKGAQEIGGRRAAIAAAIAQAGADDIVLLAGKGHEQGQIIGDRVLPFDDVTVARECAG
- a CDS encoding peptidoglycan D,D-transpeptidase FtsI family protein, translated to MATIIVQPGGARAGRQRVSLTAIAHNRLMLLLILFMAVTGLLIGRMLWIGIFTAGATGDDALGIFLPARADIVDRNGVPLARTMEAYSVAVRPSKLIGQPAELARKLHEIFPDEAEAAFYKKLTGRGWAYLRRRALPEEVAAVNALGEIGIEFPREKERLYPQRTLAAHVLGFAPDANGVGGMGVESAFNDQLIDPATRGKPFALSIDARVQGALESELYAQLVAQSAKGAGGIILDANTGEVVAMASIPVFDPNKLQNYAGKSCGESPLCNHMVQARYELGSAFKPLSIAAAMDSGVVTSMAKRYDATAPLAVAGFRIKDDHALGRWVNVPEILVHSSNIGTARIADEMGAAPLQKLFRALDFDQRAPIELKERAGTLWPANWGRITTMTVSYGHGIAVTPLHLASAYAALVNGGTWRPATLRKLRAEDVPEGRRVFSAATSARMRQLLRMIVSEGTGRSADAKGFRIGGKTGSAEKPEAGRYNKSSLVTTFASAFPMDNPRYVVVVIMDEATGAFGLRTAAWTASPVVKRVVERVGPMLGVMPDERRDVDISDLMPLLWKPKGESE
- a CDS encoding colicin transporter gives rise to the protein MIAVKRLQSLIWVVLVALGALGAYMVSLKVATERNELMRVRMQIARAQSDIRYLETEFSARASMRQLESWNQHDFLYSTPTSGQYLAGERALAQLDGVQPNGPDYVAPPVMVAMVETPADLPSAPQAAPASPAATQIRSEIAVIRQAHAADNVEKLASPAKPTPAIRAKVDADVSKPNPVARKAERMAMLDAKLLDDSTLGDLSATAARERKKGAR
- the rsmH gene encoding 16S rRNA (cytosine(1402)-N(4))-methyltransferase RsmH is translated as MNESQVAPHIPVLIDEVLAALAIAPGERHVDGTFGAGGYSRAMAMAGASVFALDRDPDAIREGQALADTHHITLIPGEFSRMAQLLAERGIEKVSGITLDIGVSSMQLDRADRGFSFQSDGPLLMTMSQDGMSAADFLNNAEEEEIANVLYRYGEEPRSRRVAHAIVDARPLERTGQLAHVIRRALGHKPHDKKDPATRAFQAIRIHVNRELEELERALEAAEALLEEGGRLAIVSFHSLEDRIVKQFLRNRSGGDGGGSRHMPEKTAQAAPTFGKPAKAVRASEAELARNPRARSATLRSAVRTSALVSAPRSVRP